The Sphaerospermopsis torques-reginae ITEP-024 genome has a window encoding:
- a CDS encoding IS630 family transposase (programmed frameshift), which yields MIKQHLSNVSYPAKVATAIAELQDFIAGCRDAREARKALAVKLVYQDYLYEEIQTILDVSLGSITGWKQAYEENGLNGLKLNHKGRKSHLSSEQREQVLSWLQTKNCWELGELEYKLAFEYDVVYESKQSYYDLFDAADIAWKKTTKLNPKANPEAVAGKKKEIETLLASKRSEIETGKLRVLLIDECHLMWGDLSGDVWGRTDREITVPVVNERNKQTYYGAVDYLEGKLLLRAYDKGNSENTIDYLRYLLNESGEQQLLLFWDGATYHRSKEIQGFLDEVNQGLTIDQWKIRCVRFAPNCPEQNPIEDIWLQAKTWVRRFCALIPTFSHLKWMFEWFIRHTTFDFATLQMYGFFSKIK from the exons ATGATAAAGCAGCATCTATCAAATGTATCATACCCAGCAAAAGTGGCAACTGCAATTGCCGAACTACAAGACTTCATAGCAGGTTGTCGTGATGCTCGTGAAGCCAGAAAAGCCTTGGCGGTGAAATTGGTTTACCAAGATTACTTATACGAAGAAATCCAGACAATTTTAGATGTGTCTTTAGGTTCGATAACTGGTTGGAAGCAAGCTTACGAGGAAAACGGACTTAATGGCTTAAAGTTAAACCACAAAGGGCGAAAAAGCCATTTGAGTAGCGAACAACGAGAACAAGTGTTAAGTTGGTTGCAAACCAAGAACTGCTGGGAACTGGGGGAATTGGAGTACAAACTAGCCTTTGAATATGATGTGGTTTATGAGTCAAAGCAAAGTTACTATGATTTATTCGATGCTGCTGACATAGCTTGGAAGAAGACCACAAAGTTAAATCCCAAAGCCAACCCAGAGGCTGTGGCAG GAAAAAAAAAAGAGATTGAAACACTACTGGCAAGCAAGCGTTCCGAAATAGAAACCGGCAAATTGAGGGTATTATTAATTGATGAGTGTCATTTAATGTGGGGAGACTTAAGTGGCGATGTCTGGGGGAGAACTGATAGGGAAATAACAGTTCCAGTGGTGAATGAGCGCAATAAACAAACATATTATGGGGCAGTTGATTATCTTGAAGGAAAATTGCTGCTCAGAGCTTACGATAAGGGGAACTCAGAAAATACAATTGATTATCTGCGATATTTACTAAATGAGTCTGGCGAGCAACAATTGTTACTTTTTTGGGATGGTGCGACCTATCATCGTTCCAAAGAAATTCAAGGGTTTTTGGATGAAGTTAATCAAGGTTTGACAATTGACCAATGGAAAATACGCTGCGTCCGTTTTGCACCCAATTGTCCAGAACAAAATCCTATTGAGGATATTTGGTTACAAGCCAAAACATGGGTGCGGCGTTTTTGTGCCTTAATTCCAACATTCTCGCATTTGAAATGGATGTTTGAATGGTTTATTCGACACACTACCTTTGATTTTGCCACTCTTCAGATGTACGGATTTTTTTCAAAAATCAAATAG